In one Candidatus Leptovillus gracilis genomic region, the following are encoded:
- a CDS encoding phage tail tape measure protein, with translation MDKEGNSIDHPRDLWNSGECDTAVANLANSSFQDDQFLAEHLEKLLQIVQGGLASSNPEQKSSLLQEAEAQVIMWLPTEWEEPQSYIELANQVAALSVLELEDRQVEANDGVNGSTAKTAMPDGDVLPESDGIEPEEIKDDVPTVEEDLPATDEEENIPDSIRVNYYVEEGREAYSQKRYQQALDAYRRACSLLEDAGLPREDVELEYYQDVVAKVRQAEKAVLLQLQLTANLQEIEELITTEQYSDALALCQELAVLEDKRVSQLAEEAQKKQQTAQEVKRAQERAEELEQQEKYDEALIFLSAWQDQPGVGSQIERVQQKQAARQAQVEDYIRQAHEAADKQDFSTAISLYYAALTLNPHDTRIQVERQQTEEALQLWQEIDDLLKEAQEDFLNGRWEQCEQKYREALEKDHEDWFKSRLDVEQKDFEAAIRKEKEESRKTLDAVIPKEKWPDKLVEEIRRFYKFPTRHFSTDELQKDQDQLEKAASDYLAGHYQFHLSSLLTRIGERKLETIWSELAGQVTETINKWKPIREDNLVDSFLKTANARQYEEVINALDEMARLSSDLREAAQTAPQIDEAITFCQQARKDSRYLPTAIAQTRQLLQERESDTVVASLLLPRYERLQTLQTQLEELQRSRLEKEIGADLILIEQYLHRDEIVEARQRLDTVVAKELTDGSSELAQYHRLDRWCRRVEDINARLDKAEKAYHQGKWQKLYRAAEAIRKAYTQTESNPGDHNNNQSAFVSPFYESRIQELKENALELQNLTQGLKRLDQYDEKRLLQPQFTSEELATIEQAVAKAWEVDAESEYVNHYHHIWRSMVNAVSDEIAQVEKLELEIEEVDTTRKVKHRLDQALEHTLVSFTLKPTNNHEGLVARLNQHQIDLVNAGELERAAHRSAWVDRSYREASLKLREAANLVLDFAPALSAKFAEEAAKYDEKEAYQQPFLERVAEVEQQARAGQLLEALSIWQEANRLFKQMPPDERNDKALEEIRGVLEKALLNRLRVAAKAKDYKTLTDLLSQDAVSQFAFDERSQEEIQVYRRQVKREQARQSFIDALSDDDLSAAQANLIDLQNYTDQNDREESQELTRWRQQYQAGEAVARAYRYRDTLQEQELVGQSVESLRTELHELRELEKTLLSLRDFYLADPHRLTFILETLKLQMAIKQAQLHEKEEKFEQAVTAYEAVARLNPDNPDWMRAANRIKETLKHYQAAKEAGNDQLEEALNHLAQIDLESRNWPQVEALCQDYLQRIREQGQLAEDIHDYQEALYYYQLVQKIEVTDEAYPRLARYLKSQLSERRRQAGLALNDYNMSADELTALVEEIHEAAKWQVEKPEDTEKWASHLIRELTRHKETIEHADENVMQAQVTLEQARENGEFQRVFDAFEGVPLRLKRQRNRVRTVYEATVTDRNRYERIRSAISEFEGSAKKLGDMDKLENVLSEQDIEQRLQVTREAWEMLGRYIAEA, from the coding sequence ATGGACAAGGAAGGCAACTCAATAGATCATCCGCGCGATTTGTGGAACAGTGGTGAATGTGACACGGCCGTTGCCAATCTGGCAAACAGCAGTTTCCAAGACGACCAATTTCTGGCCGAGCATCTAGAGAAGCTGCTGCAAATCGTCCAGGGTGGACTGGCTTCCTCAAATCCGGAGCAAAAAAGTAGCTTACTGCAAGAGGCGGAGGCTCAAGTTATCATGTGGTTGCCTACAGAATGGGAAGAACCACAGAGTTATATTGAGTTGGCTAATCAAGTAGCTGCATTGTCGGTATTGGAGCTAGAAGATAGGCAAGTGGAAGCGAACGATGGAGTAAATGGCTCTACAGCTAAGACCGCTATGCCAGATGGAGATGTTCTTCCAGAATCAGATGGCATCGAGCCTGAGGAAATCAAAGACGACGTGCCAACAGTTGAAGAAGACCTGCCGGCTACAGATGAAGAAGAAAACATTCCAGATTCTATTCGTGTTAACTATTATGTAGAAGAAGGGCGGGAAGCATATAGCCAAAAGCGGTATCAGCAAGCGCTAGATGCTTATCGAAGAGCGTGCAGTCTGTTAGAAGATGCTGGACTCCCGCGGGAAGATGTGGAACTTGAGTATTATCAGGATGTCGTTGCTAAAGTGAGGCAAGCAGAAAAGGCTGTCCTGTTGCAACTGCAGTTGACTGCAAATCTACAGGAAATTGAAGAGCTAATTACTACTGAACAGTACAGCGATGCTTTGGCGCTGTGCCAAGAATTGGCCGTGCTGGAGGATAAACGGGTAAGTCAATTGGCGGAAGAAGCCCAAAAGAAGCAGCAGACAGCCCAGGAGGTAAAACGCGCCCAAGAGCGGGCCGAGGAATTGGAGCAGCAAGAGAAATATGACGAAGCGCTTATCTTCCTGAGCGCCTGGCAAGACCAGCCCGGTGTAGGCAGCCAAATCGAGAGGGTCCAGCAAAAGCAAGCAGCGCGCCAGGCGCAAGTAGAAGACTACATTCGTCAAGCCCATGAAGCGGCCGATAAACAAGATTTTTCTACAGCCATCTCCCTATATTATGCTGCCCTGACACTAAACCCTCATGACACTCGCATCCAGGTAGAACGACAGCAAACAGAAGAAGCCCTGCAACTGTGGCAAGAAATTGATGACTTGCTCAAGGAAGCACAAGAGGATTTTCTAAATGGACGTTGGGAGCAGTGTGAACAAAAGTATAGAGAGGCTCTCGAGAAAGATCATGAAGACTGGTTCAAATCGCGCCTTGACGTAGAACAGAAAGATTTTGAAGCAGCGATTCGTAAGGAGAAAGAAGAAAGTCGGAAAACACTCGATGCAGTTATACCGAAAGAAAAGTGGCCCGATAAGCTTGTTGAAGAAATTCGACGGTTCTATAAATTTCCAACCCGCCACTTTTCAACAGATGAATTGCAAAAAGATCAAGATCAATTAGAAAAAGCGGCATCAGATTATCTGGCAGGGCATTATCAGTTTCATTTGTCCTCTTTATTGACTAGGATAGGTGAACGTAAGTTAGAAACCATTTGGTCAGAATTGGCGGGTCAAGTTACAGAAACCATCAATAAATGGAAGCCGATACGAGAGGACAATCTTGTTGACAGCTTTTTGAAGACTGCTAACGCAAGGCAATACGAAGAGGTCATCAATGCACTGGATGAAATGGCTCGCTTGTCATCAGATTTGCGAGAAGCTGCTCAGACCGCGCCACAGATAGATGAAGCTATCACATTTTGTCAGCAGGCTCGTAAAGATAGCCGTTATCTACCCACAGCCATCGCACAAACCCGACAACTTCTACAGGAACGAGAATCGGACACAGTTGTAGCCAGTCTACTCCTTCCCCGCTACGAACGCTTACAGACGCTACAGACGCAGTTAGAAGAATTGCAGCGCTCACGCCTGGAAAAAGAGATAGGCGCAGACTTAATCCTTATTGAACAGTATCTCCATCGAGATGAGATAGTAGAAGCACGGCAACGATTAGATACTGTTGTTGCTAAAGAGCTGACCGACGGAAGCTCAGAACTTGCTCAGTATCACCGCCTAGATCGCTGGTGTCGACGTGTAGAAGATATAAATGCTCGATTAGACAAAGCCGAGAAAGCTTATCATCAGGGGAAATGGCAGAAATTGTATCGCGCTGCAGAGGCAATACGAAAAGCCTATACACAGACAGAAAGCAACCCTGGCGATCATAACAACAATCAGTCAGCTTTTGTTTCCCCGTTTTATGAAAGCAGGATCCAGGAGCTGAAAGAAAATGCTTTAGAGTTACAAAACTTAACCCAAGGGTTAAAACGACTTGATCAATACGACGAGAAACGTTTGCTCCAACCGCAATTCACAAGTGAAGAGCTGGCTACCATCGAACAAGCTGTTGCCAAAGCGTGGGAGGTGGATGCAGAAAGCGAGTACGTGAATCATTATCATCACATATGGCGCAGTATGGTCAATGCTGTTAGTGATGAGATTGCTCAAGTAGAAAAGTTAGAATTAGAGATCGAAGAAGTAGATACAACAAGAAAAGTCAAACATAGACTTGACCAAGCGCTGGAACATACTCTCGTATCGTTTACATTAAAACCAACTAATAACCATGAAGGTCTGGTTGCACGACTGAATCAGCACCAAATTGATTTAGTAAACGCAGGCGAGTTAGAGCGGGCAGCGCATCGTTCAGCCTGGGTAGACCGCTCATACCGTGAGGCCAGCTTAAAGCTGCGCGAAGCAGCCAATTTGGTTTTGGACTTTGCTCCAGCCCTATCAGCAAAGTTTGCTGAAGAAGCTGCCAAGTATGATGAAAAGGAAGCCTATCAACAACCTTTTCTTGAACGAGTTGCTGAAGTAGAGCAACAGGCCAGGGCTGGCCAACTGTTAGAAGCATTGTCCATATGGCAGGAAGCGAATCGTCTCTTCAAACAAATGCCGCCTGATGAGCGCAACGACAAAGCTTTGGAAGAAATTCGTGGGGTGCTGGAAAAAGCGCTATTAAATCGGTTAAGGGTAGCCGCAAAAGCAAAGGACTACAAAACATTGACCGACCTGCTAAGCCAAGACGCGGTTAGTCAGTTTGCCTTTGACGAACGGTCACAGGAGGAAATACAAGTCTACCGGCGTCAGGTAAAGCGTGAGCAGGCGCGTCAATCCTTCATTGACGCCTTGAGCGACGATGATTTGAGTGCTGCCCAGGCTAACTTGATTGACCTGCAAAACTATACCGACCAGAATGACAGAGAAGAGTCCCAGGAATTAACCCGTTGGCGACAACAGTATCAAGCTGGGGAAGCGGTCGCCAGAGCGTATAGATATCGAGATACATTACAAGAACAGGAACTCGTTGGCCAAAGCGTGGAAAGCCTGCGTACGGAGTTGCACGAATTGCGGGAATTAGAGAAGACGCTCCTCTCGCTGCGCGATTTTTACCTGGCTGACCCGCACCGACTTACCTTTATTCTGGAAACGCTTAAGCTGCAGATGGCAATTAAGCAGGCGCAACTGCATGAGAAAGAGGAGAAGTTTGAGCAGGCTGTTACGGCTTACGAGGCTGTGGCTAGGCTAAATCCCGACAATCCTGATTGGATGCGAGCAGCCAACAGAATTAAAGAAACGCTGAAACATTACCAAGCCGCCAAAGAAGCAGGCAACGATCAACTAGAAGAAGCATTGAATCACCTGGCGCAAATTGATCTGGAAAGCCGAAACTGGCCACAAGTAGAGGCGCTTTGTCAAGACTATCTACAAAGAATACGTGAGCAAGGTCAATTAGCGGAAGATATCCATGATTATCAGGAAGCTCTTTATTATTATCAACTGGTACAAAAAATAGAAGTTACCGATGAAGCGTACCCACGTCTCGCGCGGTATCTCAAAAGCCAGTTGAGTGAGCGACGTCGCCAAGCAGGTCTGGCACTCAACGATTACAATATGTCAGCAGACGAATTAACTGCGCTTGTTGAAGAAATACATGAAGCTGCAAAATGGCAAGTTGAAAAACCTGAAGATACAGAAAAATGGGCGTCGCACTTAATCCGGGAATTGACCAGGCATAAAGAAACCATTGAACATGCTGATGAAAATGTAATGCAAGCTCAGGTCACCCTAGAACAGGCGCGAGAAAATGGCGAGTTCCAGCGGGTATTTGATGCCTTCGAGGGTGTGCCATTGCGCCTCAAGCGACAACGGAATAGGGTGCGAACTGTATATGAAGCGACCGTGACAGACAGAAATCGTTATGAACGCATTCGCAGTGCCATCAGTGAATTTGAGGGAAGCGCCAAAAAATTGGGAGACATGGACAAGTTGGAGAACGTATTGAGCGAGCAAGACATTGAACAACGGCTGCAAGTTACACGAGAAGCCTGGGAAATGTTAGGCCGATATATTGCGGAGGCTTGA
- a CDS encoding helix-turn-helix domain-containing protein produces the protein MEKIYHVDLTPKQRKHLEKIVCVGSNKAKVITRAHILLKSDEGKTDKEIAALLYIGEETVRRTRQRFWHDGMEMALNGNPYPPSEPKLTDEQEAYLVALACSDPPEGYAQWTIELLTEKMIAEGIVMSISREKVRLTLKKTTSSPG, from the coding sequence ATGGAAAAAATCTATCATGTTGACCTTACACCTAAACAAAGAAAGCATTTGGAGAAAATAGTGTGCGTGGGCAGCAATAAAGCAAAAGTGATTACCCGCGCTCACATTCTCTTAAAAAGCGACGAAGGTAAAACGGACAAAGAAATTGCCGCGCTGTTATATATTGGTGAAGAAACTGTACGCCGAACACGGCAGCGTTTTTGGCATGACGGTATGGAAATGGCGTTGAATGGCAATCCATACCCGCCGTCCGAACCAAAATTAACGGATGAACAAGAAGCATATTTGGTGGCGTTAGCCTGCAGCGACCCACCGGAAGGATACGCCCAGTGGACAATTGAGTTGCTGACCGAAAAGATGATCGCTGAGGGCATTGTGATGTCCATTAGTCGAGAAAAGGTACGGCTAACCTTAAAAAAAACAACCTCAAGCCCTGGCTGA
- a CDS encoding transposase, giving the protein MGEFSRKGKSRLVIKAADHDFQAKETMTPYGILLPDHHRLYLYCTQGRVTSDFISDCIADCWQQIQMEQPQVQTLLLYQDNGPENHSRRTQFMYRMTQFADETDLTIRLAYYPPYHSKYNPIERVWSALEQHWNGSLLDSVEAVLGFTQLMTWQKIEPTINLVTGIYETGKKLSLKAMTLLEERFEREEGLEKWFVQIRPLTPQNP; this is encoded by the coding sequence ATAGGTGAATTTAGTCGCAAAGGGAAGAGCCGCCTCGTCATTAAGGCGGCTGACCATGATTTCCAAGCCAAAGAAACGATGACCCCTTATGGTATTCTTCTGCCCGACCACCATCGGCTCTATCTCTATTGCACCCAAGGGCGTGTGACAAGTGATTTCATTTCCGATTGCATCGCTGATTGTTGGCAACAGATTCAGATGGAACAGCCCCAAGTGCAAACGCTTTTGTTGTATCAGGATAATGGCCCCGAAAATCATAGCCGACGGACACAATTCATGTATAGAATGACACAATTTGCTGATGAGACTGATTTGACCATTCGCTTAGCCTACTATCCGCCCTATCACAGCAAGTACAATCCTATCGAACGAGTATGGAGTGCTTTAGAACAGCATTGGAATGGTTCTCTATTAGACAGCGTGGAAGCCGTACTGGGCTTCACTCAATTAATGACCTGGCAGAAAATTGAACCGACAATCAACTTGGTTACTGGCATTTATGAGACAGGAAAAAAGCTGAGTCTGAAAGCAATGACTTTACTTGAAGAACGGTTTGAGCGGGAGGAAGGACTTGAAAAATGGTTTGTTCAAATCCGACCCCTCACCCCTCAAAACCCTTGA
- a CDS encoding metallophosphoesterase family protein: MRFAVLSDIHANLPALQVVLDHAVQHRVDQYLFIGDLVVYGPHPNECVERLYDLMADSWQTHAIAGNNDSAVACKLDPQEAATNIPAQKSYEWTLGAITPQNLKRVESLPGALEPDQAKPIIASEQITIFHGTIADPIGRSMYMEQDDFTIKNSLRRLPTSIGIYGHTHKPAIYRAKPKSETDLFFSYTRILPDYNSDGTFLYSFADLEVGERLLINSGSVGQPRDNNPKVAYVIVDEMRKTADFFRLEYDIASVQEDMYKFGLPENHINRLAEGR, translated from the coding sequence ATGAGATTTGCAGTTCTTTCCGATATTCACGCAAACCTGCCTGCATTACAAGTGGTTTTGGATCATGCTGTGCAACATCGCGTTGATCAATACCTGTTCATTGGCGATTTAGTGGTATATGGTCCTCATCCCAATGAATGTGTAGAAAGATTATATGACTTAATGGCGGATAGTTGGCAAACTCACGCGATCGCTGGCAATAATGATAGTGCAGTTGCTTGCAAATTAGATCCCCAGGAAGCTGCCACAAATATACCCGCCCAAAAAAGTTACGAATGGACCCTGGGGGCGATTACCCCGCAAAACCTGAAGCGCGTAGAAAGTTTACCAGGTGCATTAGAACCAGATCAGGCTAAGCCAATCATTGCTTCTGAGCAGATCACCATATTTCACGGCACAATCGCCGATCCAATTGGTCGCTCTATGTATATGGAACAGGATGATTTTACTATCAAGAATTCACTGCGACGCCTACCGACAAGCATAGGTATTTATGGACATACGCACAAGCCAGCGATTTACCGGGCCAAACCTAAATCAGAAACCGATCTCTTTTTTAGTTACACAAGAATATTGCCAGACTATAACTCGGATGGAACATTCTTATATTCTTTTGCTGATTTAGAGGTTGGCGAGCGACTTCTCATTAACTCTGGTAGTGTTGGACAACCTCGCGACAATAATCCAAAAGTTGCCTATGTAATCGTTGACGAGATGAGGAAGACAGCTGATTTTTTCCGCCTCGAATACGATATTGCATCAGTTCAGGAAGACATGTATAAGTTTGGTTTGCCGGAAAATCATATCAACCGTTTAGCTGAAGGTAGGTAA